From the genome of Astyanax mexicanus isolate ESR-SI-001 chromosome 3, AstMex3_surface, whole genome shotgun sequence:
GTGTATGAGGATTTGTATGAGAATCAGTCAGATTACGGTTAATGCACATCAGTGTGTTTCATTACATTATGCAGCATCTCTTATGGTGtcttatatattttagattttatcttATGGTGCGTTATATATTTACTCACTTAAAAGAACATTGTTGCCTGGCGTGAGACATGAATTTATATGATCAATGTAGTAATCAATAAAGACCTTTTTTATATCGGAGCCTCTCAGAAACATAAATCTTGTTCTCTGGGTGGACGTGTGAGTTGTTTGTCTAATGTAGCTTGTATGTGTTTCTCCCAGGGATGATGGTAAAGAGGCTCTTAAATTCTACACTGATCCATCTTATTTCTTTGACCTGTGGAAAGAGCAGATGATTCAGGACACCAAAGACATCATGAAGGAGAAACGGAAGCACAGGGTAAGAGCAAGAGCATGCATGTCTTGGTCCTCATGAATAGAGTTGTAGTGTCCATGTCTTTTTCTAAATTCTGTGCATTTCTGTGAGTAGAAGGAGAAGAGAGAAAACCCGAACCGGAGCAATTTGAACCCTCGGAAGATCAAAACCCGCAAAGAGGAGTGGGAGCGGCGTAAGATGGGCGAAGAATTTGTTGTACCTAAAAATGATGGAGGGTAAGTGAAAGTTATTTACAGTCATATCATGATATTATGATCACCCCTGGGTTGAAGGGAACTTGACTCGTGACATGACACATTTTGCTGCATGTATAAAGTAGTAAGTACACCAGTCAATTATAGCAGAGTGCAAACAGATTTTTGATGCAAGGGATGCAGTTTGTCAGTAGAGCCGCCATAGTAAAGATGTACCAAGAAtaacctgtcacaataatttttttttgcatgatgggtagtcccagaaataattgagaTTAACAAAGTTATTAAGACCAATTCATAGTAAAGGTTTGCCAACCTTGCCTGCATCCTTCAATCTAAGGGGCCTCAGTGATTTTCTGCAGTTTGAATTGGCTTCAGACACAATTCATCTGCAAACACAGTCCTTGTCACATCATCTGAGTTAATCTAATTTTTCTTTGCTATATAATCCCTTTCCCTTCTCTTTTAGTCTTCCTATGGATGTGCACAATGGCAGCATTGGCTCAGGTGATGACATGGGTATGATGGATTCTGAGGGACAGCTAGACCAAAGCACGTCTTCCTACAGTTATGATCCTGGCTCCCCTCTGCCACCTCCAATGTCGGATGATGACGGTTTCctacctcctccacctcctgatATGACGTGAGTGTGTTCATGGCTTTGCTCTGTCAGTCTTTACAGATGCTGTTGTACTGTAACTAATGTCTGTTCTTTTGCAGGTATAATGAGGGAGCACCTGGAACCTCTCCCCAGAAGCGAAGTAGCTTATTGAGCCCTACTCATCCTCCACCAGCTCCCCCAGTTATGGCGTCCTCTCCTCCCGGTCGCCCTTCAGTGGCCCCCCCTGTGGCCCCACCTCCTCCCCCACCTGTAGGGATAGGtatcccacccccacccccatcagGGTTTGATTCTCCCCCCTCTCCTCCTCCATTTTCAGCTGGTTCTCCCTCTATCCCTCCTCCTCCACCTATGGCTGCCAATATTCCAGCTCCACCACCTCCCCCTGCAGGGGGTggacccccaccaccaccccctccccctcctcctccaggCCCTCCTCCACCAAGCTTTACCCCTGCTGCTCCAGCACCTCCTCCTTCCTCAGGTGGGGCCCCTGCTGCCTCTGCCCCCAAGGCCCAGTCTGCCCCTGAGGGTGACGGCCGCAGTGATCTCCTGGCAGCTATTCGCCAAGGTAGGCCCAGTTTCACCCACATGATTTACAGTTTTATTCCTCAGTACACATTAATATCGACAtcgtaagtttttttttcttcattgtagGAATTTGGCACTAAGTGTATAGCAGCATGGGACAGGTGTTTTAGGTGTTTTAATACAGAAATGGGCTGAGCATTGGCCTCCATAATTACAGTAGTTTGACTATGTTTTAGTTGTTGACATAAATCACAATTGAATTAAAAGTCTTCAGAAGTTGCTGAAAGCtcatgtttctgtctgtctgtgttcaggATTTAACCTGCGTAAAGTGGAGGAGCAGAGAGAACAGGAGAAGAGAGAGGTCGTGGGCAATGATGTGGCTGCTATCTTGTCCCGCCGTATTGCAGTGGAGTGTAGTGACTCGGAGGACGACTCTTCAGAGTTTGATGATGAGGAGTGGTCTGACTAGGTCTACGTAAAACATCATGAAAAAGATCATTCCTATTAGACCTTCCACTTATCAGATTACCTGTTTCCCTTTTAATGAGGCCaactttgtgtgtgtatgtgtgtgtgtgtgtgtgtgtgtcatggttTATTCTGTCTCCAAGTGAATTATTTAGATGATTGGCCTGCTCCTGTTACAGAGCGCCTGTCCCTCTGTAGTGCAGTTATCAAGAGTACGAGAAGGTGTGTGTCTATGTCTGTCCTTGTGTCATTGCAGTATCGTATCTCCAAAAGCTTGGTATTAATCACCTAaaactttttatataaaaaaaaaacaaagccaaGTAAATGGCAGGCACATTTATGAGTCAGTAATGTTAATACTAAACACTTGGTTATTGTGTTTGTTGCTCTGAAGGGCTGCAGTTTTCCCCTGGTGTTGGCCCATATATAGAGCACTCATTCCCTGAGTGAACATTGAAAGCAGTATCTTTAAACCCACAGTGCCTTTTGTGTGTTCATGGCTTGTTTCCTTGGTAACTGGTTTCCGTCTGTGGGTGCAGCGTATCTGTTCTCTGACCTCGGTGCCACTTGGGGCATTACGGCATTCCGtgtggtggttttccctgtcctgtttttttctcttctgtccTTATCCTGTATTCCAAAGTGcctgctttatttttttgttataagtGCCTACTCATTTAAAGCCAAAGCTTTACTGAGAATTATGCAAGATTTTGAAATCAGAAAAGTAATTTTTGTATTTGGTACATTTGTTTAATTATTGTAAACATTTTCTATCACTggtttaatgaaataaaaatgataaaaatgatggGAATGAAGTCTGTGTAAATGACTTGCATCTGTATGTACTAATTGATATGTAGTAATGATGCACATCTTTTAGGATATCCAAGtgtaaaatgttctttaaattgCTTAAACAAGCATCATTCCAACTTCTTGGTTCTGTTCAGAATGAACAGTGTTGTGAAGAGTTATATGTAACACTGTAACATTGTATATGTAACATTACAACCCCCTCCACCCAACAACGGTTACACCTAGTGTTGCTAATTTCGTGATTTTCccctattaaaaagttatttgtACCAAAACAAAAAGTGACGAGTGTCAAATTTAGCAACTTTCTGTACAATCGTACAGCTACTTTCTACTGTAACACCCTGAGAGTGAGAGTTCCATGAGAttgaaggagaactctggtgtaaaatggacttttgttgtagtaaaacatgataaaaagtacatccctttgatgaatagcacacctcccttctcccacagtgttccgagatccagaaattaaaAGTTTGTTAgaaacccttcagactgggtgacactgggcataatttgcccctatAAATTGCTATTCAGGTTCAAAGTAGTTGCatgcctccttgctagaatccagaaagccctgaaatttaaaacgaggcactaataacacacacatatatatatctcAGGGCTCTCCATATTCTAGCGAGGAGGTGAGGAGCTACTTGGAGTCTGGATATCGGTGGAAAATTTAagttatgccccgtgtcacccagtctaaagggggTTTAGACATACTGTTAAAATTTTTGGATCTCGGAACTCTggaagaatggaggtgtgctTTTCATCGAAGGTagatcatcatgttttactacaccacaagtctattttacaccggagttctcctttaactggttgtgccacccttgtcATTAACAACTGCAGTCAAACACAAACATGTCTTTTACAGTGCTatacctttttttaaacataattgttAAAATGTCATAATATGTGGAGTGACTTTTGCCACTCCCAATGAAAGCTATAAAAACAC
Proteins encoded in this window:
- the wasf2 gene encoding wiskott-Aldrich syndrome protein family member 2; the protein is MPLVMRNIEPRHLCRQTLPAAVKSELECVTNFTLANIIRQLGSLSKFAEDVFGELFVQASLFAERVNTLGERVDKLQVKVTQLDPKEEEVSLQAITTRKAFRSNLTQDQQLFSRPSLPQPVQDTYLTCNEPPPLSILSVYRDDGKEALKFYTDPSYFFDLWKEQMIQDTKDIMKEKRKHRKEKRENPNRSNLNPRKIKTRKEEWERRKMGEEFVVPKNDGGLPMDVHNGSIGSGDDMGMMDSEGQLDQSTSSYSYDPGSPLPPPMSDDDGFLPPPPPDMTYNEGAPGTSPQKRSSLLSPTHPPPAPPVMASSPPGRPSVAPPVAPPPPPPVGIGIPPPPPSGFDSPPSPPPFSAGSPSIPPPPPMAANIPAPPPPPAGGGPPPPPPPPPPPGPPPPSFTPAAPAPPPSSGGAPAASAPKAQSAPEGDGRSDLLAAIRQGFNLRKVEEQREQEKREVVGNDVAAILSRRIAVECSDSEDDSSEFDDEEWSD